Proteins encoded in a region of the Teredinibacter purpureus genome:
- a CDS encoding class I SAM-dependent methyltransferase codes for MTELRLCYQTVEFGKIDIHLCTLRDNQEFHDPKGTAEKLGISSASWPIFGVVWPSSMVLAHFICDYETGSKRILEIGCGMGLSSLLLNKRHDDITATDYHPEVGKFLRRNTLLNNDNAIAYEQVDWASENDTLGFFDLIIGSDLLYENDHINLLADFITSHSNPSCEVIIVDPGRGRKSKLSTRMRASGFTASHHKPSHTDYLERTFKGDILRFKR; via the coding sequence ATGACTGAATTACGACTATGCTACCAAACCGTTGAGTTTGGAAAGATCGATATCCATCTCTGTACGCTACGCGATAATCAAGAATTTCATGACCCAAAAGGCACCGCGGAAAAGCTTGGCATAAGCTCAGCTTCCTGGCCGATATTTGGTGTGGTTTGGCCGTCAAGTATGGTGCTCGCGCACTTCATCTGCGACTACGAAACCGGCTCAAAACGCATATTGGAAATTGGATGCGGCATGGGCCTATCGAGCTTACTACTCAATAAACGCCACGATGACATTACAGCAACCGATTACCACCCAGAAGTCGGTAAATTTCTACGAAGAAACACTCTGCTTAACAATGATAATGCCATCGCATATGAACAAGTAGACTGGGCAAGCGAAAACGACACACTCGGGTTTTTTGATTTAATTATTGGCAGCGATCTATTATACGAAAACGACCATATTAATTTATTAGCCGATTTCATCACATCCCATTCAAACCCTAGCTGTGAAGTTATTATCGTAGACCCTGGACGCGGAAGAAAAAGCAAACTCAGCACTCGCATGCGCGCATCTGGTTTTACCGCATCGCATCACAAACCTAGCCATACCGACTATCTCGAGCGAACATTCAAAGGGGATATCCTCAGGTTTAAACGATGA
- a CDS encoding FtsX-like permease family protein, whose amino-acid sequence MIISLGLSLCVFITFFSIHKNISDNTAKIPINLEGVFALTANATISGNAKLALFDKPTFLKFSSDFSQYGDWAALTVAMGEVQAGEARIDVTSFTATDNIFEVIDFPIMANAHELNTSAAEGVWINTELRDALGARRYSDKGSVISLNNQPMHVAGTLISLGKIETVSDIPNIEGNQAWKIETTQAQNEPTKSNDIGSGYSVILLKPNSGGGHPSFAEIEQWYNDYLAKADSDPARAAFNGWLSQQRLEFKSQTLRNYLLGMDNKVTLLFVSALIGLVLVTIINLSNIFLSYYHIRSKEYSIHLCLGASRFKIFLLSLAENAPTFLIAYLLGLLGAGLVVSNLTNFATNFVPMISTVSIDGATIAVSFLAILAQALIYSGLIFVYLDVKNTHRNLAASGKGSKKQVNVPLANGLMTVQLLISIFMLTGLFSISTILYNSAFEDPGYKLGDAYQLYFKPNDTTANNTTLDLSPTDRKAITQDLENAMPDINVIYFGGGPMHWLGGTGIRPFGAIHQTTQSGNFRVAPASNTFFERFHIEFVAGYSNFDAEHASVGSTCVINQEMTNIMYSKKLLTDVIGQQFPIDTNNKCLITGIVKNTLGLPGNSDSMHSPIVYANGLLNANYITLDYLGEQRLTVQDINEILSEKYQVSIIRVTQLKKIFNSMRNAKQANFVAVLSVIGLTALLSILGVIGLTLIVVNSRLYELAIRRIYGATEKEILLTASTDTLKVVSLGMLAGGLIAVIFFTALQKTIDILPQFEWKITSASYCVFFIVVFIVIMYASRSVLKKQVMSLVVQSE is encoded by the coding sequence TTGATAATCTCACTTGGGCTATCGTTATGTGTATTTATTACCTTTTTTTCTATCCATAAAAATATTAGCGACAATACCGCGAAAATTCCTATTAATTTAGAAGGCGTTTTCGCTCTAACCGCCAACGCCACCATTTCCGGAAACGCAAAACTGGCACTGTTTGACAAGCCAACATTTTTAAAATTTTCGTCGGATTTTTCCCAGTACGGCGACTGGGCAGCGCTCACCGTTGCCATGGGAGAAGTGCAGGCCGGCGAGGCACGAATTGACGTAACCTCATTTACCGCTACTGACAATATATTTGAGGTCATTGATTTTCCAATAATGGCTAATGCTCATGAACTTAACACTAGCGCCGCCGAAGGCGTTTGGATCAATACTGAGCTGCGCGACGCACTCGGGGCAAGGCGCTACAGCGACAAGGGGTCGGTAATTTCTCTCAACAACCAACCCATGCACGTTGCTGGTACCCTTATATCACTCGGGAAAATCGAAACTGTTAGCGACATACCCAACATTGAAGGCAATCAGGCCTGGAAGATCGAGACCACTCAAGCACAAAACGAACCCACCAAGAGCAACGATATTGGCAGCGGCTACTCTGTAATACTGCTAAAACCCAATAGCGGTGGTGGACACCCATCGTTCGCCGAAATCGAACAATGGTATAACGATTACCTTGCTAAAGCCGATAGCGATCCAGCAAGGGCAGCTTTCAACGGCTGGTTATCCCAACAGCGATTGGAGTTTAAATCTCAGACCCTCAGAAATTACCTGCTAGGTATGGACAATAAAGTCACCCTATTGTTTGTTTCAGCGCTCATTGGGCTAGTTCTTGTAACAATAATTAATCTGTCCAATATATTTCTAAGTTACTACCATATTCGCTCAAAAGAATACTCTATACACCTATGCTTAGGTGCCAGCCGATTCAAAATATTCTTACTCTCGCTAGCCGAAAACGCACCCACTTTTCTCATCGCCTATTTGTTAGGGCTTCTAGGCGCAGGGCTGGTGGTTTCCAACTTAACAAATTTCGCTACAAATTTTGTTCCGATGATATCCACGGTGAGTATCGACGGAGCGACGATCGCCGTTTCTTTTCTCGCCATACTCGCACAAGCACTTATCTATAGCGGGTTAATATTCGTTTACCTAGACGTTAAAAACACGCACAGAAACCTCGCCGCAAGCGGTAAGGGGAGTAAAAAGCAAGTTAACGTTCCATTGGCAAACGGCCTAATGACCGTCCAACTATTAATTTCCATTTTTATGCTCACAGGGCTATTTTCAATATCAACGATATTGTACAACTCTGCGTTCGAAGATCCTGGCTATAAACTTGGCGACGCCTACCAACTCTATTTCAAACCCAATGACACCACAGCAAATAATACAACGTTAGATCTCTCCCCTACCGATAGAAAAGCGATAACGCAAGATCTCGAAAACGCGATGCCCGATATTAATGTCATCTATTTCGGAGGCGGCCCTATGCACTGGCTAGGAGGTACTGGGATTCGCCCTTTTGGCGCCATACACCAAACAACACAATCGGGAAATTTTAGAGTTGCGCCTGCCAGCAATACTTTTTTTGAACGCTTTCACATCGAATTCGTCGCAGGCTATTCGAATTTTGATGCCGAACACGCGTCAGTCGGCTCAACGTGTGTCATTAACCAAGAAATGACAAATATAATGTACAGCAAAAAATTGCTTACTGATGTAATAGGTCAACAATTTCCAATTGATACAAATAATAAGTGCCTGATTACGGGTATCGTTAAAAATACGCTAGGCCTACCGGGCAACTCGGACAGCATGCACTCACCCATCGTCTATGCGAACGGCCTTCTAAACGCAAACTATATTACTTTAGATTATCTCGGCGAACAGCGCCTAACCGTACAGGATATAAACGAAATTCTAAGTGAAAAATATCAAGTGTCCATTATCAGGGTCACCCAGCTTAAGAAAATTTTTAACTCCATGCGCAACGCAAAACAAGCCAACTTTGTCGCAGTGCTTTCGGTTATAGGCTTAACCGCACTACTATCCATACTTGGGGTTATTGGCTTAACGCTAATAGTGGTTAACTCTCGCCTTTATGAACTTGCCATTCGAAGAATCTACGGCGCAACTGAAAAGGAAATATTGCTCACAGCCTCCACCGATACACTGAAAGTTGTATCGCTTGGAATGCTTGCTGGAGGCTTAATTGCCGTCATATTTTTTACTGCATTACAAAAAACCATCGACATACTGCCTCAGTTTGAATGGAAGATAACAAGTGCGTCTTACTGTGTGTTTTTTATCGTCGTCTTTATTGTCATCATGTACGCCTCCAGAAGCGTTCTAAAAAAACAAGTTATGTCCTTGGTGGTTCAAAGTGAATAA
- a CDS encoding ABC transporter ATP-binding protein: MSVVELKNITKKYSAKGIETLALKGINLNIDEGEFLAITGPSGCGKSTLLSILGLIDEPTSGSYTLANLNTAALSPNERAQVRNRHIGFVFQSFNLIDRLNVFENVALPSRYRRDTSDVIEQTVMQALDSVGMKPYLKKSPAHLSGGQQQRVAIARAIASSPELLVVDEPTGNLDSVSGDQVMALLATLNAAGTTIVMVTHNDSYTRYASRRLSLLDGQITACTTEGLPRAFA; encoded by the coding sequence GTGAGCGTCGTCGAACTAAAAAATATCACTAAAAAATACAGCGCGAAAGGCATAGAGACACTCGCACTAAAAGGTATTAACCTCAATATAGATGAAGGCGAGTTCCTAGCCATTACGGGCCCCTCCGGCTGTGGGAAATCGACGCTACTCTCCATACTGGGTCTTATCGACGAACCTACGAGCGGCTCCTATACCTTAGCCAACCTCAATACTGCGGCATTATCACCGAATGAACGCGCTCAAGTAAGAAATAGACATATTGGTTTTGTTTTTCAATCGTTTAACTTAATCGATCGACTCAATGTCTTTGAAAACGTTGCGCTCCCCTCGCGCTATCGGCGCGACACATCTGATGTCATCGAACAAACGGTAATGCAAGCATTAGACAGCGTGGGAATGAAGCCTTATCTAAAAAAATCGCCTGCACACCTATCCGGCGGACAGCAACAAAGAGTCGCCATAGCGAGAGCTATAGCAAGCTCTCCCGAGCTTCTGGTAGTCGACGAGCCTACCGGAAATTTAGACAGCGTTAGTGGCGACCAAGTTATGGCGTTACTGGCAACACTAAATGCCGCCGGTACGACCATCGTAATGGTCACGCATAACGATAGCTATACGCGTTACGCCTCCCGAAGGTTGAGCTTACTGGACGGCCAGATTACGGCATGTACTACCGAAGGGCTTCCGCGTGCTTTTGCTTGA
- the ettA gene encoding energy-dependent translational throttle protein EttA produces the protein MAQYVYTMNRVGKIVPPKREILKDISLSFFPGAKIGVLGLNGSGKSSLLRIMAGIDNDYIGEARPMPNIKVGYLPQEPQLNPEKDVRGNVEEGVHEAVEALASLDKVYADYAEPDADFDALAKQQARCEDIIQAWDAHNLNHTLEVAADALRLPPWDADVSKLSGGERRRVALCRLLLSRPDMLLLDEPTNHLDAESVYWLEQFLVNFSGTVVAITHDRYFLDNAAGWILELDRGRGIPYEGNYSLWLEQKEERLALEKRTEASHIKSMKAELEWVRQNPKGRHAKNKARLARFEEMQSQEFQTRNETNEIYIPPGERLGDKVIEFNGVRKAFGDELLIDNLTFAVPKGAIVGIVGGNGAGKSTLFRMITGAEKPDGGDIVVGETVKVAYVEQGRENLDDSQTVWESISGGQDLLKIGSYEVSSRAYVGRFNFKGTDQQKRVGDLSGGERGRLHLANTLKQGANVLLLDEPSNDLDVETLRALEGAIQNFPGCALIISHDRWFLDRVATHILAYEGDSELVFFEGDYTEYHEDFVARKGENAQPKRMKYKPLK, from the coding sequence ATGGCGCAATATGTTTACACCATGAACCGCGTGGGCAAAATAGTGCCCCCTAAACGCGAAATCCTGAAAGACATTTCTCTGTCTTTTTTCCCTGGCGCCAAAATCGGAGTCCTCGGTTTGAACGGTTCGGGTAAATCTAGTTTGCTGCGCATAATGGCAGGTATCGATAATGACTATATCGGTGAAGCCCGCCCTATGCCCAATATTAAAGTCGGCTATCTCCCACAAGAACCGCAACTTAACCCCGAAAAGGATGTACGCGGCAACGTAGAAGAAGGGGTACACGAAGCCGTGGAAGCCCTTGCCAGCCTTGATAAGGTATACGCCGACTACGCCGAGCCCGACGCCGACTTTGATGCACTCGCCAAACAACAAGCGCGCTGCGAAGATATTATTCAAGCATGGGATGCTCACAACCTTAATCACACTCTCGAAGTTGCTGCCGACGCGCTGCGCCTCCCCCCTTGGGATGCCGATGTCTCTAAACTATCAGGTGGTGAACGACGACGCGTAGCGTTGTGCCGCTTATTACTTTCACGTCCCGACATGTTGCTACTAGACGAACCCACCAACCACTTGGACGCCGAATCAGTTTACTGGCTGGAGCAATTTTTGGTGAATTTTTCGGGAACGGTTGTGGCAATAACGCACGATCGTTATTTTCTCGATAACGCCGCAGGCTGGATTCTAGAACTTGACCGTGGTCGCGGCATTCCTTACGAAGGTAACTATTCGCTCTGGCTAGAGCAAAAAGAAGAACGCCTAGCATTGGAAAAACGCACCGAAGCCTCTCATATTAAATCGATGAAAGCCGAACTGGAATGGGTGAGACAAAACCCTAAAGGGCGTCACGCCAAAAACAAAGCACGCTTAGCGCGCTTTGAAGAAATGCAAAGCCAAGAATTCCAAACTCGAAATGAAACCAACGAAATCTATATTCCACCCGGCGAGCGTCTGGGTGATAAAGTTATAGAATTCAACGGTGTACGCAAGGCTTTTGGCGATGAATTACTAATCGACAACTTAACCTTTGCCGTGCCCAAAGGGGCCATTGTGGGTATCGTTGGCGGTAACGGCGCAGGTAAGTCCACCTTATTCCGCATGATTACCGGTGCCGAAAAACCCGACGGCGGAGACATTGTTGTTGGGGAAACCGTTAAAGTAGCTTACGTTGAACAAGGGCGCGAAAACCTTGATGATAGCCAAACCGTTTGGGAATCTATTTCGGGCGGCCAAGACCTCCTAAAAATTGGCTCTTACGAGGTGAGTTCTCGCGCCTATGTAGGACGCTTTAACTTTAAGGGCACCGACCAACAAAAACGCGTAGGCGACCTTTCCGGTGGTGAGCGCGGCCGCTTACATCTTGCTAACACCTTAAAACAAGGCGCAAACGTTTTATTACTCGATGAACCCTCAAACGATCTTGATGTTGAAACCCTGCGCGCGCTCGAAGGCGCCATTCAAAACTTCCCAGGTTGTGCACTCATTATCTCGCACGACCGATGGTTTCTCGATCGCGTTGCGACACACATATTGGCCTACGAAGGCGACAGTGAATTAGTCTTTTTTGAAGGTGATTACACCGAGTACCACGAAGATTTCGTTGCGCGTAAAGGTGAGAATGCGCAACCCAAAAGAATGAAGTATAAGCCGTTGAAATAA
- a CDS encoding DegV family protein: MSKTAIIVDSACSLPQSICDKYHVSFAPLNYTFDGQESSDPCKESSALALFSSGKFSHKNKVFTTPPSVDTFERCIRDNINNGYEQIIVQTVNRTQGDTYLNATSAIAKVQQSLDSHNNITLRVLDSRTVFAGQGLMAVETIRRLTKGIDYDDVRRQMNVLSEKIQTFILPRSPLAAWERSKERNENNVSWTQALVANTLSIHPIILNSNDSSKRLAKIRKFEKAAEALFNHACGHMNDGGLLSPFITISYGGLLHELKALPGYTKLEHTAATRKIKIIPSVASLAAGIYTSVGSISLALVADEHEWSTH; this comes from the coding sequence ATGTCAAAGACAGCCATTATCGTTGATTCAGCCTGTAGCTTACCGCAATCTATCTGCGACAAATACCATGTGTCATTCGCCCCGTTAAATTACACGTTCGACGGGCAGGAAAGCTCGGACCCTTGCAAAGAATCAAGCGCGTTAGCACTTTTCTCCTCGGGCAAATTTAGCCATAAAAATAAAGTATTCACTACGCCACCGTCTGTCGATACGTTTGAGCGGTGTATTCGAGACAACATAAATAACGGCTACGAGCAGATTATCGTACAAACGGTTAACCGTACTCAGGGCGATACCTACCTAAACGCCACTTCAGCGATTGCTAAGGTGCAACAATCGCTCGATAGCCACAACAACATTACGCTACGCGTGTTAGACAGCCGTACCGTTTTCGCAGGCCAAGGCTTAATGGCGGTAGAAACTATACGACGTCTAACGAAAGGTATCGATTACGACGACGTTCGCCGCCAAATGAATGTGCTTTCAGAGAAAATCCAGACATTTATTCTTCCTCGGTCTCCGCTCGCCGCGTGGGAGCGATCTAAAGAGCGCAATGAAAACAATGTGAGCTGGACACAAGCGCTCGTGGCCAACACTCTTAGCATTCATCCCATCATATTAAACAGCAACGACAGTTCAAAACGTCTCGCAAAAATTCGTAAGTTCGAAAAAGCCGCTGAAGCGCTGTTCAACCACGCCTGCGGGCACATGAACGATGGAGGGCTGTTAAGCCCCTTTATTACGATAAGCTACGGTGGCCTACTGCACGAATTGAAAGCACTACCTGGCTATACCAAACTCGAACATACGGCCGCCACTCGAAAAATAAAAATAATTCCCAGTGTCGCAAGCCTAGCCGCGGGTATTTATACCAGTGTTGGCTCTATTTCCTTGGCGCTCGTTGCTGACGAGCACGAATGGAGCACGCACTAA
- a CDS encoding eCIS core domain-containing protein produces the protein MHTYAKKKLNNNPSTANEPEKKTSLETTDTPLFNSSEILTQSILPKIVNNVTQPQQTTQLHAMANILPPQKQQAIQHNENNTGLPENLKSGIENLSGFSMNDVKVHYNSDKPAQLQAHAYAQGSKIYLGKGQEKHLPHEAWHVVQQRQGRVKPTIQMKGETTVNDDKSLEKEADVMGAKALLCTHPIGLPITQHIPVTGIQNNALTAQLKGTKITHKTTNLTWNGKKGIVGAEAEAKMDPNDIVYGSAVDPSHARYTDLDRLAARCNSGAWARGHLLSHDLGGLGVPENLFPITKGANRRHAHFVEYRVKDALSIAKEQNKVAGVDDSVYYKVAVRGNPSDAQFVCEWAYRDKNDQEKSLEGLVPSGKFIIPSKLKGPKAGGAQPATDPYYNCAIDAPSADYRPTWFHGDRKGGEAANSVKVTWHEQDGLSALMTQELADQGHYAVADGTMSAEQIAAQEKLRTERMLAALGRFLEERGESALVRRIISAVFSNIYRNNGRDWNFRTWRNQADLTKDYGLELGSAISDYYEIANTELKNNEEIATAIESKNPSALRTIALTIIKATLEYEQLIDRVIAAITQQEQDKVKDQQIEQDCEHPNMNPKPEAPRRRRRSRSRDGRRYERNSRSPSPSE, from the coding sequence ATGCATACCTACGCGAAAAAAAAGCTTAATAACAACCCATCAACTGCGAATGAGCCCGAGAAAAAAACAAGTCTCGAAACTACTGATACCCCCCTCTTTAACTCCTCTGAAATACTCACGCAAAGTATACTGCCAAAGATCGTTAATAATGTCACTCAGCCACAACAAACCACTCAGCTACACGCTATGGCGAATATTCTCCCCCCTCAAAAACAACAGGCTATCCAACACAACGAAAACAACACTGGATTACCTGAAAATTTAAAATCTGGCATTGAAAATCTTTCAGGTTTTTCAATGAATGACGTAAAAGTCCATTATAACTCGGATAAACCAGCCCAACTGCAAGCGCACGCCTATGCCCAAGGCTCAAAAATATATCTTGGAAAGGGGCAAGAAAAACACCTGCCTCATGAAGCTTGGCATGTGGTCCAGCAGCGGCAAGGAAGAGTAAAACCAACCATTCAGATGAAGGGCGAAACCACGGTAAATGATGACAAAAGTTTAGAAAAAGAAGCCGATGTGATGGGCGCGAAGGCGCTGCTATGTACGCACCCCATAGGGCTGCCAATAACACAACATATACCCGTAACCGGAATACAAAACAACGCACTTACCGCGCAACTCAAAGGCACAAAAATAACCCACAAAACCACCAATTTAACGTGGAACGGTAAAAAAGGCATTGTTGGCGCTGAAGCTGAAGCAAAGATGGACCCAAACGACATAGTGTATGGCAGTGCGGTTGATCCGTCACATGCTCGATATACAGATCTCGATAGGCTTGCGGCAAGGTGTAACAGCGGCGCTTGGGCAAGAGGGCACTTACTAAGCCACGACCTAGGTGGGCTTGGTGTGCCGGAAAATCTGTTTCCAATAACAAAAGGAGCGAATAGAAGGCATGCGCATTTTGTAGAATATAGAGTTAAAGACGCGCTATCGATAGCGAAAGAGCAAAATAAGGTAGCTGGCGTTGACGACAGCGTTTATTACAAAGTAGCGGTTAGAGGTAATCCCTCGGATGCGCAGTTTGTATGTGAGTGGGCATACCGAGATAAAAACGATCAAGAAAAATCGCTTGAGGGGCTAGTGCCTTCGGGAAAATTTATTATCCCCAGTAAGCTGAAGGGACCCAAAGCTGGGGGCGCCCAACCCGCGACCGATCCTTATTACAATTGCGCCATCGATGCCCCCTCTGCAGATTATCGCCCCACATGGTTTCATGGAGACCGTAAGGGTGGCGAGGCAGCCAACAGCGTTAAAGTTACATGGCACGAACAAGACGGCCTCTCGGCGTTAATGACCCAGGAACTCGCGGATCAAGGCCACTATGCGGTAGCCGACGGAACCATGTCTGCGGAGCAAATTGCAGCGCAAGAAAAATTGCGTACAGAGCGAATGCTGGCGGCCCTTGGGCGGTTCTTGGAAGAAAGAGGTGAAAGTGCACTCGTTCGCCGCATCATTTCAGCCGTGTTTTCGAATATTTATCGTAACAACGGTCGGGATTGGAACTTTCGTACATGGAGGAATCAGGCCGACCTTACGAAAGACTATGGGCTAGAGTTGGGCAGCGCTATTTCAGATTATTATGAAATAGCGAATACTGAACTTAAAAATAACGAAGAAATTGCAACCGCTATCGAAAGCAAGAACCCCAGTGCGCTTCGAACGATTGCACTTACTATTATTAAAGCAACATTGGAGTACGAGCAGCTAATCGACAGGGTAATAGCGGCAATCACACAACAGGAACAGGACAAGGTAAAGGATCAACAAATTGAACAAGATTGCGAACATCCAAATATGAACCCTAAACCGGAAGCGCCTCGTAGGCGGCGCAGGAGTAGAAGCCGAGATGGCAGACGATATGAACGCAATAGTCGATCACCAAGCCCAAGTGAGTAG
- a CDS encoding efflux RND transporter periplasmic adaptor subunit: protein MQIELKKEKPWFLISASLAFAALIASAVFALTLRGVKEIDSREIEYSTVLRGDVQLTVDTYGQFAPAVEQVLTAPAQGKVLKIVSRAGIRVEKDTIIMVLENLELEQSLEKSKSDLEKQKANFKSFEFEQQSAMLDRLASIATIEANLERLRLDLSVDSELYQRGVTSKINLKKSELAAKQEQDRLNFENKKLKHFIEMQKFELQQREIALSQAEKSVKRLQDKISGMSITAGMSGAIQEINAALGETVSMGQSVAKVGSNEDLIAQLKVPSYEADKITPGGRVTISANGQTVDGEISRIENKVVNGHILVEATLNNKAEGKFRPSQSLTGKIIFTTQKDQLYVEQIPGVQPNTAAFVYVFDGTNTLQRKQVHFGERSSGNIVVLGGVNESAKLAVVDLSQYSEFETLKITE, encoded by the coding sequence ATGCAAATTGAGTTAAAAAAAGAAAAACCGTGGTTTCTAATAAGTGCATCACTCGCTTTCGCCGCACTAATTGCCAGTGCCGTATTCGCACTAACCCTCAGGGGCGTAAAAGAAATTGATAGCCGTGAGATTGAATACTCCACCGTTCTGCGCGGCGATGTGCAGCTTACGGTCGACACCTACGGCCAGTTTGCGCCCGCAGTGGAGCAAGTACTCACTGCACCCGCACAGGGAAAAGTGCTTAAAATCGTATCCAGAGCGGGCATAAGAGTAGAAAAAGACACGATTATTATGGTGCTTGAAAACCTAGAGCTGGAGCAGTCATTAGAAAAATCTAAATCAGACTTGGAAAAACAAAAAGCGAATTTTAAATCGTTCGAATTCGAACAGCAAAGCGCTATGCTCGATCGTTTGGCCAGCATAGCAACCATAGAAGCCAACCTAGAACGACTTCGCCTAGATCTGTCGGTAGACTCTGAACTGTACCAAAGGGGAGTCACCTCAAAAATCAACTTAAAGAAAAGTGAGCTCGCGGCCAAGCAAGAGCAAGATCGACTTAACTTCGAGAATAAAAAATTAAAGCACTTTATCGAAATGCAAAAGTTTGAATTGCAACAACGTGAAATTGCCCTATCTCAGGCCGAAAAGTCTGTTAAGCGTTTGCAAGATAAAATTAGCGGAATGTCAATTACAGCTGGCATGTCAGGTGCAATACAGGAAATAAATGCGGCGTTGGGCGAAACGGTTAGCATGGGGCAGTCTGTCGCAAAAGTGGGTAGCAACGAAGACTTAATTGCGCAGTTAAAAGTACCTTCCTATGAGGCCGATAAGATAACACCTGGTGGCAGGGTGACTATCAGTGCCAACGGCCAAACAGTCGATGGGGAAATATCTAGAATCGAGAACAAGGTCGTCAATGGACATATTCTCGTTGAAGCCACATTAAACAACAAGGCTGAAGGGAAGTTTAGACCGTCTCAAAGTTTAACCGGAAAAATTATTTTTACTACGCAAAAAGACCAACTCTACGTGGAGCAGATTCCCGGCGTTCAACCCAACACAGCCGCATTTGTGTACGTGTTCGACGGTACGAATACTTTACAGCGCAAGCAGGTTCACTTCGGCGAAAGAAGCTCGGGGAATATTGTAGTTCTCGGAGGTGTAAATGAATCTGCAAAACTCGCGGTAGTTGACTTAAGCCAATACAGTGAATTTGAAACCCTAAAGATTACTGAATAA
- a CDS encoding thioredoxin domain-containing protein: MKTVNTLLFAALFTFSFATSAAGDYRIKMLDEHINEEKLRGTPETYIFLKGGELAYYSRGLLADFYNQLNAAITEGNISYTPKTDAHILAETNARVEMLGKHISKNMRAKNVSEEEIQKTISEYEKYWRIGFMKRPQSFSEIMEQSEFESEAQKNKIISSNETETVFLTFYTDWCEACEKQKNDIVKFKDSNPQISDKTTWLYIERDGRKLEATSDNAQH; encoded by the coding sequence ATGAAAACCGTAAATACATTATTATTCGCTGCACTTTTTACTTTTTCTTTCGCCACCTCTGCGGCAGGCGATTACCGAATTAAAATGTTAGACGAACATATTAACGAAGAGAAACTAAGAGGCACGCCCGAAACCTACATATTCCTTAAAGGCGGCGAACTTGCTTACTACAGCAGAGGGCTTCTAGCGGATTTTTACAACCAGTTGAACGCCGCCATTACGGAAGGTAACATTTCGTACACACCAAAAACGGATGCTCATATACTTGCGGAAACCAACGCTCGCGTAGAGATGCTCGGAAAACACATCAGTAAAAATATGCGAGCGAAAAACGTTTCAGAAGAAGAAATACAAAAGACCATAAGCGAGTATGAAAAATACTGGCGAATAGGCTTTATGAAAAGACCTCAATCGTTTAGCGAAATAATGGAGCAGTCTGAGTTCGAATCGGAAGCACAGAAAAACAAAATAATTAGCTCGAACGAAACCGAGACGGTCTTCTTAACCTTTTACACAGACTGGTGTGAAGCCTGCGAAAAACAAAAAAATGATATCGTCAAGTTTAAGGACAGCAACCCACAGATTAGCGATAAGACTACATGGCTTTACATTGAACGTGACGGAAGAAAATTAGAAGCGACGAGCGATAACGCACAGCACTAA